The following proteins are encoded in a genomic region of Xenopus laevis strain J_2021 chromosome 3L, Xenopus_laevis_v10.1, whole genome shotgun sequence:
- the LOC108711646 gene encoding endonuclease domain-containing 1 protein: MKMMLSLCWLFIAIVHKVEPLLSDNFSNCKDPFYKGQLPQGFNHIALPHHFNASDLPDGIKENELTSPAYICQQYGNNVHFASLYDRGRRIPLYSAYILDKRSTSKSANNRPGFFNVEPQLVYRGVEGTMLRELDTVKKISKYNKEHGISEKKVKNRSSYLISTSQAIDDDYKGSGYERGHVNPNGHHAGDKEQHATFTLTNVVPMTTKLNTDIWNKYEIKMIGYADGCTTMYVVTGIVPGNNWIKRMNTDSVNIPSYVWNAYCCVDNNGKPIKSGAGLRENDNLNTTVNEIGITDLQVQLKNSLGNIEIFQNNCA, encoded by the exons ATGAAGATGATGCTGAGTCTGTGTTGGCTGTTCATTGCCATAGTCCATAAGGTTGAACCTCTCCTCTCTGATAACTTCAGTAACTGCAAGGATCCTTTCTATAAAGGGCAACTCCCTCAAGGCTTTAATCACATTGCTCTCCCTCACCATTTTAATGCCTCAGATTTACCTGATGGGATAAAGGAAAATGAACTGACCTCTCCAGCTTATATCTGTCAGCAATATGGGAACAACGTTCACTTTGCTTCTCTTTATGACAGAGGGAGGCGCATTCCCCTCTATTCTGCCTACATCTTGGACAAGAGATCTACATCTAAGTCAGCAAATAATAGACCAGGATTTTTCAATGTAGAACCTCAG CTGGTTTATAGGGGGGTTGAAGGCACAATGCTACGTGAATTAGACACCGTGAAAAAAATAAGCAAGTACAACAAAGAGCATGGCATTTctgaaaaaaaggtgaaaaatcgCTCCTCTTACCTTATTTCAACAAGTCAAGCTATTGATGATGACTATAAAGGCTCTGGCTATGAAAGAGGCCATGTGAATCCCAATGGGCATCATGCAGGGGACAAAGAGCAGCACGCAACATTCACCTTAACCAACGTGGTGCCAATGACAACTAAATTGAACACAGACATCTGGAACAAATATGAGATTAAAATGATTGGCTATGCTGACGGCTGCACCACTATGTATGTGGTTACTGGTATTGTGCCGGGCAATAACTGGATCAAGAGGATGAATACTGACAGTGTGAATATTCCCAGCTACGTGTGGAATGCTTATTGCTGTGTAGATAATAATGGCAAACCAATCAAATCAGGGGCGGGGCTTAGGGAAAATGATAACTTAAACACAACAGTTAATGAGATTGGAATTACTGATCTTCAGGTGCAACTCAAAAATTCTTTAGGAAATATTGAGATATTCCAAAATAATTGTGCTTAA